In one Nicotiana sylvestris chromosome 8, ASM39365v2, whole genome shotgun sequence genomic region, the following are encoded:
- the LOC138875898 gene encoding uncharacterized protein: MRIRLLDSDDGGVTVQNTSELSLVAKFEVGDWAFLRISLMKGVVHFEKKGKLSPRYIGPYKILQRIGQVAYELELSSELEFVYPVFHVSMSRKCIGDPSRVVPIKDVQVTEVLSYEEVPVAILDRQVHRLRTRDVASVKVLWRNKNMEEMIWETEEEMKSKYPYLFQNEDNKEDGGTQDTLEGETAL; encoded by the exons atgagaatcagattgttagactctgatgacggaggtgttactgtacagaatacatcagaattaTCTTTGGTAGccaag TTTGAGGTAGGTGATTGGgctttcctgaggatctcactgATGAAAGGTGTTGTGCATTTCgagaagaaaggtaagctgagtccacggtatatcgggccgtataaaattcttcaacgaattggacaggttgcttatgaatTAGAATTGTCATCTGAATTGGAATTTGTctacccggtattccatgtatctatgtcgaggaaatgtattggagacccgtCTCgggtcgtccctatcaaagatgtacaagttacagaggttctatcatatgaagaagtgccagtggctatattagatcgacaagtccacAGGCTGAGAACAagagatgtagcttccgtcaaagtattgtggaggaacaagaatatggaagaaatgataTGGGAaacagaagaggagatgaagtctaaatacccttacctattccagaatgaagataacaaggaagATGGTGGAACGCAGGATACAttagaaggtgaaacggctctatga